From a single Cotesia glomerata isolate CgM1 linkage group LG6, MPM_Cglom_v2.3, whole genome shotgun sequence genomic region:
- the LOC123266847 gene encoding uncharacterized protein LOC123266847, which yields MKYDASNLPPCKAELHQHLLRTQYITSIWRNAHLCTPTYLFPGTHGWTLQDDAYEFKWFEGDCMPQTVLDAIRTGSSTEKDSVNEADERDCYDEDMFSSDDSTEEESDNSSDEDEN from the exons atgAAATACGACGCTTCAAATTTACCACCGTGTAAAGCTGAATTACACCAACACCTCTTAAGAACTCAATATATCACGAGTATTTGGCGAAACGCTCATCTATGTACTCCTACATATTTGTTCCCTGGAACCCATGGTTGGACTTTGCAAGATGACGCCTATGAATTTAAATGGTTCGAGGGTGATTGTATGCCACAAACTGTCTTGGATGCTATTAGAACCGGCTCATCCACAGAAAAAGATTCTGTTAACGAAG CTGATGAACGCGATTGTTACGATGAAGACATGTTTTCAAGTGATGATTCGACAGAAGAAGAATCAGATAACAGCAGCGATGAAgatgaaaattga
- the LOC123267920 gene encoding uncharacterized protein LOC123267920, protein MYKHQSLKLTIRNSATSVINDTNTIRASFKIPTIRPQHSLTKLEKFYAEYLKVKTHHKREKKSKAQKQNVEKFNQKLDKLFDISNSTMVKNLPKEQQQFLNECQKGKTNLHSPVTNFLPVETFQNKSDTEQEITNEDNENNTDEIGMKLSQHSMPASFCSLSSNSSGLKRTYSDFEDELPVPPKKKKSIFFKI, encoded by the exons atgtataaacatcagtctttaaaattaactattcgAAATAGTGCTACTAGTGTTATTAACGATACTAATACTATTCGGGCTAGTTTCAAGATTCCAACTATACGTCCTCAGCACAGTCTTACgaagttggaaaaattttatgccgAATATCTAAAAGTGAAGACACATCACAAgagggaaaaaaaatcaaaagcacAAAAACAGAATGTTGAAAAGTTTAACCAAAAACTAGATAAATTGTTCGATATTTCGAATTCCACAATGGTTAAGAATTTGCCAAAAGAGCAGCAACAATTTCTGAATGAGTGTCAAAAGGGGAAAACCAATCTTCACTCGCCCGTTACTAATTTCTTGCCGGTGGAAACTTTTCAGAATAAATCTGACACTGAACAGGAGATAACAAATGAAGATAATGAGAATAATACAGACGAAATTG gcATGAAATTATCGCAACATTCGATGCCAGCAAGTTTTTGTAGTCTATCATCAAATTCCAGTGGGTTGAAACGAACATATTCTGATTTTGAGGATGAACTCCCTGTACCtcctaaaaagaaaaaatcaatattttttaagatttga